The Granulicella sp. 5B5 nucleotide sequence ACCTTTGCCCCAACCGCCCCGGACATGGACACGCTTGCGCTTTGAAGGGGCGGGACTTCAGTCCCGCCATTAGAACCATCCAAAGAAACAAGGGACTTCAGCCCCTGAGGGTCTGCAGCCCCACCCACCCGAATCACCACCCGCATCGCCCGCCGAGGCATCTTCCACCTCTCCCCCGTGCGATAGATATGCCACGACCCCGACATCAACATATGCGACAGCAGAATCAAATCCCCGGAGAAATAAATCAGACACCACTTCCCGCGAGCCTCGACCTTCTCCACCACCCGCCCCACCAGCGGCGTGTCATCATTCACACTCGCCAGCTTCGCAAACCCCGTCTCAAACCCCGTAACGACACGACACGCCAGCGCCTTCCCCAGCACCCGCGCCGTCCGATAGATTGTGTCTCCCTCAGGCATAATCTTTCTCGATGTACTAACCTGTAGTCCCTGATCGTCACAGCCAGTTGCTGATTAGATGTCGAATCTTATTGAAAAGTCGAACGCGGTTCCCCCGCTCTCTCACACCGAAGGAGCGCGAGCTTACGCTCTGGCTTATCAAGCACCCAACAGAAAAGAACTATCATGCCTGGAATCTATTCCTGCGGAGGTTCAGACAAGCCCTTCGGTCTTCCCGATATCTCTACTATTCGGCCTCTTGATTTCAAGAAGGTTTAGCACCCGCCAAGCTCGGCAAACCTTTCCTCACATTGAACCCCATCGCCCCCGCCACAAACCCCGCCTCCAACAAATACCGCGCCAGCGGATGCTCCGCCACCGCCACCCCATTCACCGTCGCAATCAGCATCCCCGCCCGAGCATTCGCCTCATCCTTCCGCACCTGCGCCACAAAAAACTCCGCCAGCGCGCGCGACACCTGCGAGCACCCAGGCTCCTCCTCAGGAATCATCACCTGGATCGCCGCATTCCCACGCCGCAGATAGGCACTCAGCGCCCCATTCACCAGCACCACCTTCGCGCCCACACTCCGCGTCAGTGAGCTCCCCGCCTCAGGCGCCGCCGGCCAGCGCAACAGTGCCCCGTAAGGATTCGCCAGGTCCGTCGCAGCGAGCATCACCACCTCGGCCGCATCCTCGCTACCCGCCACACGCAAGCTCCGCAGCAGGTCCACCGCTGCCGGCATCGCAAACTGCGTCGCGCCGAGGTCCGCCGCGAAGTACCCACGCCGCACACGCCCACTCTCTTCCAGCGCCTTCATCACGTCATAAATCGCGGAGAACCCACCCGGCAGGTTCTCTGCATGGGCCGTCTCACGAAACACCACCCCATACCGCGTCAACAACTGCTGCGCAATCGCCGCGCTCCACGCAGTAGCACTGCGCTCCGCATCGAACGCCACCGCATTCAAACTCCAACGTCCCTGCGCCGTCGGCGGAGTCGTCCTCCGGCTCCGAAACCCCGCCTGCTGATTGTTATGCACCCGCTTCGCAGGCTTCGCCCTTCCACCCGCAGCCCGCTCACAATACGCACGCAGCGACAGTAGCCCATCATTCATCACCAGCCCACGCCACACCAGCCCCCACAGCGCATCCAGCGTCTCTCCCGGATACCCACCCCCAACCCCATCATGCAGATCCTGAAAGAACGAAGCCCCCCGCGCGCGCAAAAACTCCACAATCGCCAACGCCCGCTCACTCAGCGGTTCTTTGCTACTCCCTATTCCCTGCTCCCTACTCCCTGGGCTCCACAGGAGCCCCAGCCTCTCCGCCAGATACAACCCCACCCGCCCATCCTTCTCACCCAGCGGCTCCAGCCCAACCCATACCACCTCGCCCGCCGCAATCAACGTATCCAGATCCGAAGCCTTATACCCCGCAATCCGAGCAGGCAAAATCTCTGTCTCCAGCAGCGAAGCCGCCAGTGGAGCACCCTGCAAATTCTCAATCACATCCAGCAGCGCATCGAGCCCGCGCCTCGGCTGCACCACGCCCTGCCACCGCGTAAACAGCCGCGCCAGTGTCCTCTGCGCAACAGGCTCAACCTCTTTCCGCAGCTTCGCCAGCGACTTCCGCCGCACTGTCCTCAGCACCTCGGCATCGATCCACTCGCGGTTCAACCCACCCGGCCGAAACCCGCCTTCCACCACACGCCCCAGCCCCACCAGCCTTTGCAGCACGGCCTCCACACTCGCCTTCGCCAGCCCATATCGCGTAGCCACATCCGCCGTGACGAACGGCCCATGCGTCCGTGCATACCGCCGCACAATATCCAACAGAGCATCCGGCACCGCCTCAAGAAACGCCGCAGGCAGCCCCGGCGGCAGCGGCACACCCAACGCATCGCGCACACGCGCCACATCTTCCACCGCAATCACGCACTTCTCACCCGCAATCTTCACTTCCAGCGCCCGCCGCGCCTTAATCAATCGGTCGACCGTTGCCACAACACCAGCACTTTCGCTCCGAGCCGCGATCTCCTCGCGCGTCAAATCCCCCAACCGCAGCAGCAGATCATGCACCCCATCCATCGACCTCGCCTTGTACCCTTCAGCCACACACTGCAACTGCTCTTCCGTCTCTTCAATCGCCGCCGCATCCAGCAGCTCACGCAGGTCGGCATCCCCCAGCAACTCTCTCAATTGATCTTGATCTATAGCGAGCGCCTGCGCCCGTCTCTCCGCCAGGGGAGCATCGCCGTCATAGATGTAGTTCGCCACATATCCAAACAGCAGCGCCCCCGCAAACGGGCTCGGTGTGCGCGAATCCACCACATGCACCCGCGTCTGCCGCGTCTCAATCCCACGCAGTGTCTCCATCAGCGCCGGCATATCGAACACATCGCGCAGACACTCGCGATACGCCTCCAGCAGCATCGGAAACTCCGCATACCGCGCCGCCACACTCAGCAGGTCATACGCACGCTTCCTCTGCTGCCACAAAGGAGTCCGCCCCTCCGCTCTCCTTCTCGGCAACAGCAACGCACGCGACGACGCCTCGCGAAACTTCGCCGCAAACAACGCCGTCGACCCTAGCTGCGCCATCACCAGCTCGTTCGCCTCCATCGGCGACATCAACAACATCTCCACATCCGGCGGCGCATCCGTCTCCGGGAAGCGCAGCACAAACCCATCCTCGCTCCACATCGACTCCACATCCAGCCCCGCCGCCTTGATCTTCGCCACCGCCGCCATCGCCCACGGCGTATGCACCCGGCTTCCCAGCGGAGTCAGCACACACACTCGCCAGTCCCCCAGCTCATCCCGCACGCGCTCAATCACAATCGTGCGGTCATCCGGAACAGCCTCCGTCGCCAGCTCCTGGTCTACCAGATACCGCAGCACATTCTCCGCCGCCTGCGCATCCAGGTCATGGTCGCTCACCAGCTTCGCCATCGCGACGCTCCGCGGCATCGCCCGTAGCTCCCTCACCAACGCGCCGATGCGCCGTCCAAACTCAATCGGCCTTCCCGGCCTGTCCCCATGCCAGAACGGCATCTTCCCCGGCTCACCCGGAGCAGGCGACACCAGCACCCTGTCCTGCGTAATCTCCTCAATCCGCCAAGTCGACGCGCCCAGCATAAACGTCTCACCCGTCCGCGTCTCGAACACCATCTCTTCATCCAGCTCACCCACTCGCAACGGCTTCGCCGCCCCGCCAGAAACACCCCGTACGTCCCGCGATCAGGGATCGTCCCACCATTCAGAATCGCAATCCGCTTCACACCCTCACGAGGCGTCAGCCAGTTCCGTTCGCGGTCCCACGTAATCCGCGGTCGTAAATCCGCAAACTCATCACTCGGATACCGCCCCGCCAGCATATCCAGCACGCCGTTGAACATCGTCTCACTCAGCTCCGCAAACGGCGCCGCACTCCGCACAATCCCCAGCAACGCCGCATAACTGATCCCACCGAGATCGCCCTCTACTCCCAGCTCCCTACTCCCTATTCCCTGTGGCGCACCCGGAGGGTGTGCCACACTAGCCACCATCTGCTGCGCCAGCACATCCAGCGGGTTCCGCAGATACCGCGTCGCCTCCACATGCCCCTCATGCATCGCCTGCGTCACCGCCGCGCAAGCAATCAGATCAGACCTGTACTTCGGAAAGATAATCCCAGCTGAAGGAGCCCCCACTTGGTGCCCCGCGCGCCCAATCCGCTGCAGCCCGCTCGCCACGCTCGGCGGGGCCTCAATCTGAATCACCAGGTCCACCGCGCCCATATCAATGCCCAGCTCCAGCGACGACGTGCACACCAGCGCCTTCAGCCTTCCCGCCTTCAGCAGCTCCTCAATCTCGCTCCTCTGCACGGCAGCCAGCGACCCATGATGAGCGCGTGCAATCGGCTCCCCTGCCAGCTCATTGATCGCTCCTGCCAGCCGCTCCGCCACCCGCCGCGCGTTCACAAAGATCAGCGTCGACGTCCGCTCCCGCACAATCTCCAGCAGCCGCGGATGGATCGACTGCCAGATAGACGTCCGCTTCGGCCCTTGACTGGCCGCCCCACTTGGCAGTTCGTCCATCTCGCCGAGCTTCGCCATGTCCTCCACCGGCACCTCAACACGAATCTCCAGCACCTTCCGCGCCCCGGCATTCACAATCGTCACCGGCCGAAACCGCACCCCCGCCTCAACCTCTACTCCCTGCTCCCTACTCCCCATTCCCTGTTCCTCGGCCCCGCCGAGGAACCTTGCCACCTCCTCCAGCGGCCGCTGCGTCGCGCTCAATCCAATCCTCTGGATCGGCTTACCGCCACTGGCTGTAACCATCGCCTCCAGCCGTTCCAGCGACAGCATCATATGCGCGCCGCGCTTGGTCGGCACCAGTGCATGGATCTCGTCGATGATCACCGTCTCCACACTCCGCAGCGCGTTCCCTGCATCGCTCGTCAGCAGCAGGTACAGCGACTCCGGCGTCGTAATCAGGATCTCCCCCGGCCGCCGCTTGAACTGCGCGCGCTCCTTCGGACTCGTGTCCCCCGTGCGGACTGAGATCGTCGGCACATGCACCGCCACACCCTCGCGCTCGGCCATGTTGGCTATGCCCGCCAGCGGCGACCGCAGGTTCCGCTCCACATCCACCGCCAGCGCCTTCAGCGGCGAAATATACACCACCTTGCACCCCGCCAGCTCTTCTACTCCCTGCTCCCTATTCCCTACTCCCTGCCTCTGAAGCATCAGCCGGTCCAGGCACCACAAAAACGCCGTCAGCGTCTTCCCCGTCCCCGTAGGAGCCAGAATCAGCGTCGAGTCCCCCCGAGCGATCGCCGGCCACCCTTCCCGCTGCGGTGCCGTCGCGCTGGAGAACACCTCCAGGAACCACCGCTGCGTTACAGGATGAAACAGTGCCAGCGCGTCTCTTCCCGCCCTGTCCTCGCGCGAGCCGTCCAAGGAGCCCGTTTTGGCATTTCTTCGCTGCTTTGGCGGATGCACCTCACCCACCAACGGCCCCTTTGGGCTCCCAGGCACCCCTGCCCGCTTCCCCGACGCCTTGTCGCCCCTCGGCATAAGCCTTTATCCTACTGCGCTCCAGCATCCGTCTTCCGTCATCTCTGCCACAACCACGATTGCCAGCCCGGCATCTTGCCGGGCTTCATTGTTTCAGTCCCATCCGCACATCTCCGCTCACGATTTATTTCTTCGTCCCCGTTGTTCGGGTTCCGCCATTAACCCTAATCGGCTGCGGATCTTAGCCCTAAAATAGGGGAGGGTCACAGCCTCGCGGTGCCCTCGTATTGCCTCAGGTCAGCGAACCAGCTACGCTAGACAGCTCATGCCCACGGTCGACCAATCCGTCGCTCTCACCCCCAGCGAACTTCATCGCCTCCGCGAGCTCGCCACCTCCGCCGCCGAGCACTCGTACTCGCCTTACAGCCACTTCCGAGTCGGCGCGGCCCTGCTGCTCACCAACGGCGCTACCGTCACCGGCTGCAACGTCGAGAACGCCTCCTACCGCCTCACCAGCTGCGCCGAGCAGGCCGCCATTGCCCGCGCCGTCGCCGAATACGGCCCCGCCATCCGCCTCCGCGCCGTCGCCATCGCCAACCTCAACGGCTCCGCCTCCATGCCCTGCGGCGCCTGCCGCCAGACCCTCGCCGAGTTCGGCGCCGACGACACCCTCGTCCTCTACCCAGGGGAGGGCGGCCACCCCGCCCAAACCACCCTCGGCACCCTCATCCCCCACGCCTTCCGCGGCAAATTCATCCAGGAAGCCTAGCCTCCAAATCGCTCCCCTCCTTCAGAGATCCATGATCCACTCACTCGATATCATCCTCGCCAAACGCGACGGCCACGAGCTCACCACCGAGCAGATTCAGCACCTCGTCCGCACCGTGGTCCTCTACGGCGAGCAGCAGCTCGCAACTCAACGCGGCGAGATGCCTCAACCACTCGCGCCCAACGACCGCATCACCGAAGCCCAGCTCGGCAGTCTGCTCATGGCCATCTTCCAGCGCGGCCTAACCCTCCGTGAGACCGCCGACCTCACCACCGCCATGCGCTACTCCGGCGAGACCTTCGACACCCAACCGCTCCACACCTTCTCCGTCGACAAGCACTCCACCGGCGGCGTCGGCGACAAGACCTCCCTGCTCATCGCCCCCATCGTCGCCGCCGCGGGCCTCGAAGGCACGCCCAGCATCTCGGTCCCCATGATCAGTGGCCGCAGCCTCGGCCACACTGGCGGCACTCTCGACAAGCTCGAAACCATCCCCAGCTTCAACACCCAGCTCTCGCTGCCGCAGATGATGCAGGTTCTTCGCGACTGCCATGCCGTCCTTGTAGGTCAGACCCCACGCCTTGTCCCCGCCGACCGCATCCTCTACGCCATGCGCGACCACACCGGCACCGTCGAGTCCCCCTACCTCATCTGCGCCAGCATCATGAGCAAGAAGCTCGCCGAAGACCTCAACGGCCTCGTTCTCGATGTCAAAGTAGGCTCCGGCGCCTTCATGCCCACCTACGAAGCCTCAAAGTACCTGGCCGAGCTCATGGTCTCCACCGGCGAACATAGCGGCACACGCACCGCCGCCCTGCTCACATCCATGAACGAGCCTCTGGGCCGCTTTTCCGGCAACTGGGTTGAAGTATGGGAGTGCGTCGACATCCTGCAGGGCCGCCGCCACCCCATGTCCGCAGACCTCATCACACTATCCAACGCACTCAGCGGCTGGATGCTATATCTCGCCGGTAAGTCCGCATCACCGGAAGCCGGCGCACAGCTCGCTGACAAGCTCCTGCGCTCAGGCGCTGCCTACAAAAGCTGGCTACAGCTCGTCGCGGCCCATGGTGGTGATACCAGCGTCTTCACCGATCCGGTAGCCTTCCACCGTCCCACCGCTACATGCGTCCTAAAAGCCCGGCGAGACGGCTACCTCGTCAGCATGGATTGCAAGCAGGTTGGCTGGGCAGTCCAACGCCTCGGTGCAGGCCGCGCAAAACCGGGTGATGCTGTCAGCGTGCACGCGGGCCTTGAATCCCACGCAAAGATCGGCGATAGACTCACCGCCGGTCAGCCCATCTTCACGCTCTACAGCGAGGACGAATCGCTCCTCAACGAGCCTTACGCAATGCTGGAAGACACCCTCGCCATCGAGCCGCACGCACCAAAGCTGGAGCCGCTCATCCGAGAGGTCATTACCAGCTGCTAGTTCTTCTTTGCCTGCATATACTGCGCGACACTCTTCTCCCAATCCAACACTGCACCGGTATGGGCTGAACTATGGCGCCGTGTATTGCGGTTCTCTGCTCCTGCAGCGAGCATTTCAGGGGCGGCCTCAGGCTGCGCTTTTACCTCTACCGGAGCAGGCACTCCCTCTGGCCGGAACGAACGCGGCAGTTCGCTCTCTTTGTACTCAACACCTTCGGAAGCGAGCCGCTTTGCTGTTTGCGCCAGGGGTTCGCGCTTGGTTGCGATCTTCCGTGCAGCGGCATCGCGCGCCGCTTCGGTCTCGAACGTGTCGTACTTCAACAGGTGGGCCAACCGACGGTCGAGAAGGTCAATCTCCGCATGGAGAGTCTTCAACTGATATTTGCCTTCTAAATTGGGTGTGCTCGTCATGGTGGCTCCGTCGTCCTCTTCGGACGCAACGTGCTAGCTGTCAGCTCAATCCTGCATCATTGGATCAAGGCCTTCAGGTAAAGGGAGAAGAAGATTAGCGGCCGTTACATACGTCCGCATACTTTACTATTAGATGCACAGCAAACCCAGCGCGAAAAACACAAAGAGCGACTCCCTTGGGAATCGCTCTTTGCTCGTTTCTGCAATCTCTTACAGAGCTTGAACGTTCTCAGCCTGCCAGCCCTTGGGGCCCTTCACGACGTTGAACTGTACGCGCTGGCCTTCCTGGAGGGTGCGGAAGCCATTGGACTGAATCGCGGTGTGGTGCACGAACACGTCATCGCCGCTCTCGCGGCTGACGAATCCGAAACCCTTCGCGTCATTGAACCACTTCACTGTGCCGGTTTCCATCTTGTTTGTTCCTCTTAATGCAATGTACCGCTGAACGCATTGTTGGTGATTTTGCGTGTAGAGCAGTGCTGCCGGAACATGCAAGACGACCAAAATTATTCGAACGACCATACTCAGTGTACCACTTTCCCACCACAGTCACCCGGCACTCTGGCTCAAATCCCCGCAACCCGCTACACTTTCCCGATATAGCTCATCCAGCCGACGGCATTGGAGACACTCATTTGGCACGGTTTACGGGACTGCTCGGCCTTCTTGTCTTTCTCGGCGTCGCATACGCCCTCTCCACAGACCGCCGCGCCATCCGCTGGCGCACCGTCGCCTGGGGTCTCGGTCTCCAGCTCCTCTTCGCCTTCCTTGTGCTCAAGGTCAGCATCGGTCAGGTCATCCTTGCCAAAGGCTCCGCCGCCGTCACCGCCCTCTTAGGCCACGCCGCCGACGGCTCAACGATGGTCTTCGGCACCCTCGGCGATCCTCACAGTCCGCTTGCCGTCTTCGCCTTCTCCGTGCTGCCCACCATCATCTTCGTCTCGGCGCTCTTTGCGATGCTCTATCACCTTGGCATCATGCAGAAGGTCATCCGCCTCGTAGCCTGGCTCATGCAGCGCACCATGGGCACCTCTGGCGCCGAGTCCACCAACGTCGCCGCCAGCATCTTCATGGGCCAGACCGAAGCCCCGCTCACCATCCGCCCCTTCCTCGGCGACGCCACCCGCTCCGAGCTCATGACCATCATGACCTCCGGCATGGCCCATGTCTCCGGCGGCATTATGGCCGCCTACATCCTCTTCGGCATCCGCGCGCAGGACCTCCTCTCAGCCGTCATCATGACCGCTCCCGGCACCATCCTCATCGCCAAAATGCTCGTCCCCGAAACCGAAGTCCCCGCCACCCTCGGCACCGTAAAGATGCCGCCCAACGAAGAGCACTCCAACGAAAACCTCATCGGCAGCATCGCGCGCGGCACCATCGACGGCGGCAACCTCGCCTGGAACGTCGCCATCATGCTCATCAGCTTCCTCGCGATCGTCGGCCTCATCAACGCCATCATGCTCTGGATCTCGAACGGCCTCTGGACAGTCCACATGCCCGGAACAGCCCACGGCATCCCCTTCCCGCACTCGCTCGGCAACGCGCTCGGCTTCCTTTGCGCACCCGTCGCGTGGCTCATCGGCATCCCCTGGCACGACGCCCCTATCGTCGGCAACCTCATCGGCACCCGCGCCGTGCTCAATGAGTTCATCGCTTACAACCAGCTTGGAGTGCTCGCCCGCACCCACGCCATCTCCACGCGCACGCTCGCCATCGCCACCTTCGCCCTCTGCGGATTCGCCAACCTCGGCTCCGTCGGCATGCAGATCGGCGGCATCGGCGCCCTCATCCCCCACCGCCGCAACGAGCTCGCCAAGCTCGGCCTGCGTGCCATGCTCGCCGGCACCATGGCCAACCTCATGTCCGCCAGTATCGTCTCCATGTTGATCAAATAGCCGATCGCCGATTTCCAGACACCTAAACAGTCAACGCCCGATAATCCACCTCATCGGCAATCGTGCGATGCACAAACCGCCGCACGATCATCCCATCGCGAATGAAGAACACCCCGGGCATCTGGCTTCCATCGTTCTGAATCCTGCCAAAGCCATGCTTGCGTAGCCCGCCGTTCAGCCAGCCCATCCACACCTTCGGTTTGAAGAAGTGCGAAAACGCGTTTGTGCGCAACAGTCCAAACGTCGCGTCCTGATAGATCCTCGCCTCCGGATCGTAAACCCGCTCCACCTCACCGAGTCCGTAGTAATTGAAGTGCGCCTTCGCAATCTCCGGTGTTCCCAGGTGTACAAACACAGGCCGCACACCGCGCTCTGCCAGTTCATCCTTTAGCTCGGCAACATCACTTATCGTCTTTCGGCAGAACGTGCAGCCAAAGTGCCGCAAAAAGACCAGCAGCACCGGCGAAGCCTCGACCAGCGCCAGCAGGTTTGCGCCGGATTCCGTCTCTACCGAAGCCAGAATCCCCTCCACCTCACTCCTCTCCGCCATACCCAGTCCTTTCACGACGATGCAATACTATCCACCTATGTCCGATCAGTACACCCGCGCCCGCGCTGCCGCCGACTTCATCCGCTCCCGCTTCGCTGACACCCCAGTCCTCGGCATCATCCTCGGCTCCGGCCTCGGCAACTTCGCCACTCACGTCGAGAACGCCATAGCCATCGCCTACAGCGAGATCCCCGGCTGGCCGCTCTCCACCGTCGTCGGCCACAGCGGCAAGCTCGTGCTCGGCACCATCGGCGGCGTCTGCGTCGCAGTCATGCAGGGCCGGGTCCACGCCTACGAAGGCTACTCCATGGCAGAGGTCACCTTTCCCACTCGCGTTCTCGGTCTGCTCGGCTGCACCAAGCTCATCGTCACCAATGCCGCCGGCGGCATCAACGCCAGCTACTCAGAAGGCACGCTCGTCAACATCACCGACCACATCAACCTCACCGGAACCAACGCAGCGCTCGGCCCCAACGAGCCTCGCTTCGGCCTCGTCCCCGGCACCGGCGAGCGCTTCTTCGACATGAGCACTGCCTACTCCCCGCGGTTTCGTTCCATCGCCCACGCCGAGGCCGAAAGCCAGCAGATCAACCTCCGCGACGGCGTCTACCTCGCCGTCCTCGGCCCCAGCTTTGAGACCCCCGCCGAGATCCGAGCGTTCCGCACCCTCGGCGCAGACCTCGTCGGCATGTCCACCGTCCACGAGGTCATCGTCGCCCGCCACATGGGCATGGAGGTTCTCGGCTTCTCCCTCGTCACCAACATGGCCGCTGGCGTAGTCGACAAAACTATCCACCACGAAGACGTCATGGAGATCGGCAAACGCGTCGAAGCCGAGTTCACCACGCTGCTCAAGGCGCTCATCCCGCAGATCGCGCAGTTCTTGCCCCCGATCGGGCACTAGCCACAATCGCAGTCTGGCTCTCAATCAATTAGTCTTTTCAGGTGGCTCCGCACAACGACTTTCAGCGTCCCATCCTTCTCGGCATCGCCGGCTGCTCCGGCTCCGGCAAAACCACGCTCGCCCGCGAGCTCGCAACGCAGCTCGAAGCCACTCTCTTCCCGCTCGACCTCTACTACCGCGACCTCTCGCGCTTCCCTCTCGACGCACGCCACCACCAGAACTTCGACCATCCCGATTCGCTCGAAAGCGAGCTCTTCATCGCCCATATCTGCCAGCTCGCCGCCGGCCAGACTATCCAGCGCCCCGTCTACGACTTCGCCTCGCACTCTCGTGTGGCCGGGGCCTTCCAACTTGTCGCACCCACACGCTTCGTCCTCGTCGAAGGCATCCTGGCCCTCCACTACGACGAGCTCCATCCGCTCTATGACTTCAGCGTCTACGTCGACGCCCCCAACGAGGTCTGCCTCAACCGTCGCATCTACCGCGACATGCTTGAGCGCGGCCGCACCCGCGAATCGGTCATCGACCAGTTCAACGCCACCGCCAAACCCATGGCCGACCTCTACGTGCTGCCCTCTCAGTCCCGGGCCACCATCACCGTCAGCGGCACCGAATCCCTCGACTGGTCCATCGAGCGCATCCTGAACGCCCTGCGGGAAAGCGGGCTGCTGTAATCGCCCACCCCTCCCCTCTTTTCCGCCTAAGATCCGCAGCCGAAACGACTTAGCGGTGGAACCCAAACATCCGCACCTCAGGACGAAATGCGGTCTGATGGCCTGTGCCGGAAGGCGGGATGAACTGGCTCACCCCGCCCTCCGCAGCGTTCTTAAGACCAGTGACCCGAGCCACCGCCTGTCCCGGTGACGATGGAGACAGCACCCGCCTGGAAGGTGCCGAGGTAGTTGTGGTTGCCGTCGAAGAACTCGACGGCAAAGTAGACGGGAGTTGCCTGGAAGGCAAAGCTCTTGGTATTTGCATACAAACGGTTGATGTCATCCGTGTAGACGGTGCCGAACAACGCACCGCCGCCAGGGAGACCAATGCCGCCCGCCTTTCCATCGAAGGTTTTGCCGCCCTTGATCTGCACCTGGACCTGCATATAGAAAAGCAGGCTTGCGATGCTTCCATTGGCGGCATAGCCGGTGGCGGCGGTCTGCATGGCTGTGGTGGCTACCTGCAACTGTTCCGCAGGCATTTTGCCTTCGACTGAGGACTTGAATCCAGCAGCAATCTCTGCGGGATCAATGGTTGGAGTGGTGCTCATCGTGTGTCTCCTTCATAGCAAGCGAATGGCACCCGGGATTGGGTGCGCCTCCGTTGTATCGCGAGTAAACATCTTGCCGCGATAAATTTGCCACTTCCGTACCGTGCGGCCTTTGCCCAAAATGGAAACGGGCAGCGCCGAAGCTCTGCCCGTTCCGATGAATCCCGAAATCACTTCGAGACTTATTTGCTGAAGTCCACCGTCGGCGCCGTCGCATTCGCCGGATTGCCCTTGAAGTACTCGTTGCGAACATGGAAACCCGCAAAACCCGCCCAGAAGCTGTTCGGGAACTGCTGCACGTACACGTTGTAGGCCTCGAGTGCCTTGTTGTAGCGCTGCCGCTCCACCGCGATGCGGTTCTCGGTGCCCGCCAGCTCATCCTCCAGCCGGTTGAACTGGTCGTTGCCCTTCAGGTCCGGGTAGGCCTCCTGCAGCCGCAGCAGCGGGCTGATGGCGACGTCCAGCTTGCTGTTCGCGTCGATGCTGCTGGCGCGGTCCGAACCCGCCGCGATAACGCCCGCGCGAGCATTCGACACGTTGGTCAGCACCACCTCTTCTTCCTTCACGTAGCCCTTTACGCTGGCTACCAGGTTCGGAATCAGGTCCAACCTCCGCTGTTGCTGGATGTCCACCTGCGAGTAGCTCTGGTTGACGTCCTCATTCAGCTGCACCATCTGGTTCTTCGCGGAGATATAGCTGCCCGCGCCAAACAGCAGCACCACCACAAAGAGTCCAACCACACCGAGCGCAATCCACAAACCTTTCATCGAACCACTCCTGTTTCCTTCAATCGTCTGCATTGCGTTTGCCTGCCTGATATCGCTGTTAGCTTACTGCAACTGGAACAACTTGCAGCGAAGAAGTTACGCATTCCGCTGGCATTTGGTTCCTGGCCTACCAGCTTCCGCTGGCGCCGCCGCCGCCGGAGCTGCCTCCGCCAAAGCCGCCGAAGCCACCACCGCCGCCATCTCCCCCACCGCCGCCCCAGCCATCGCCGCCGCGGCCACCACCCCCACCGCCGCCCATCATGCTGCCGAGAAGGAACCACAGCCATCCCCCGCCGCCACGTCCGCGGCCGGAGAAGATAACGATCAGGATGACGACAAAGATGATGATGCGAAGAATCGAGCCAAGACGGACGCCGCCCGCGTCCTGCTGCTGATAGTGATAGGTTTGCTGGACCGGCGTCAGCGTAACACCCGCGTCAGTAGCGATGTCCGTGGCAATCTGCTGCAGCCCGCCGAGGATGGCAGGCCCATACTGCGCCTGCCGCAGCAACGGCACCATGCTGCGCCCGATGTCGCCCACCTTGGCGTCATTCAACACG carries:
- a CDS encoding SelL-related redox protein; translated protein: MAERSEVEGILASVETESGANLLALVEASPVLLVFLRHFGCTFCRKTISDVAELKDELAERGVRPVFVHLGTPEIAKAHFNYYGLGEVERVYDPEARIYQDATFGLLRTNAFSHFFKPKVWMGWLNGGLRKHGFGRIQNDGSQMPGVFFIRDGMIVRRFVHRTIADEVDYRALTV
- a CDS encoding cytidine deaminase, producing the protein MPTVDQSVALTPSELHRLRELATSAAEHSYSPYSHFRVGAALLLTNGATVTGCNVENASYRLTSCAEQAAIARAVAEYGPAIRLRAVAIANLNGSASMPCGACRQTLAEFGADDTLVLYPGEGGHPAQTTLGTLIPHAFRGKFIQEA
- the udk gene encoding uridine kinase produces the protein MAPHNDFQRPILLGIAGCSGSGKTTLARELATQLEATLFPLDLYYRDLSRFPLDARHHQNFDHPDSLESELFIAHICQLAAGQTIQRPVYDFASHSRVAGAFQLVAPTRFVLVEGILALHYDELHPLYDFSVYVDAPNEVCLNRRIYRDMLERGRTRESVIDQFNATAKPMADLYVLPSQSRATITVSGTESLDWSIERILNALRESGLL
- a CDS encoding cold-shock protein → METGTVKWFNDAKGFGFVSRESGDDVFVHHTAIQSNGFRTLQEGQRVQFNVVKGPKGWQAENVQAL
- a CDS encoding purine-nucleoside phosphorylase; protein product: MSDQYTRARAAADFIRSRFADTPVLGIILGSGLGNFATHVENAIAIAYSEIPGWPLSTVVGHSGKLVLGTIGGVCVAVMQGRVHAYEGYSMAEVTFPTRVLGLLGCTKLIVTNAAGGINASYSEGTLVNITDHINLTGTNAALGPNEPRFGLVPGTGERFFDMSTAYSPRFRSIAHAEAESQQINLRDGVYLAVLGPSFETPAEIRAFRTLGADLVGMSTVHEVIVARHMGMEVLGFSLVTNMAAGVVDKTIHHEDVMEIGKRVEAEFTTLLKALIPQIAQFLPPIGH
- a CDS encoding thymidine phosphorylase, which encodes MIHSLDIILAKRDGHELTTEQIQHLVRTVVLYGEQQLATQRGEMPQPLAPNDRITEAQLGSLLMAIFQRGLTLRETADLTTAMRYSGETFDTQPLHTFSVDKHSTGGVGDKTSLLIAPIVAAAGLEGTPSISVPMISGRSLGHTGGTLDKLETIPSFNTQLSLPQMMQVLRDCHAVLVGQTPRLVPADRILYAMRDHTGTVESPYLICASIMSKKLAEDLNGLVLDVKVGSGAFMPTYEASKYLAELMVSTGEHSGTRTAALLTSMNEPLGRFSGNWVEVWECVDILQGRRHPMSADLITLSNALSGWMLYLAGKSASPEAGAQLADKLLRSGAAYKSWLQLVAAHGGDTSVFTDPVAFHRPTATCVLKARRDGYLVSMDCKQVGWAVQRLGAGRAKPGDAVSVHAGLESHAKIGDRLTAGQPIFTLYSEDESLLNEPYAMLEDTLAIEPHAPKLEPLIREVITSC
- a CDS encoding nucleoside transporter C-terminal domain-containing protein, with the protein product MARFTGLLGLLVFLGVAYALSTDRRAIRWRTVAWGLGLQLLFAFLVLKVSIGQVILAKGSAAVTALLGHAADGSTMVFGTLGDPHSPLAVFAFSVLPTIIFVSALFAMLYHLGIMQKVIRLVAWLMQRTMGTSGAESTNVAASIFMGQTEAPLTIRPFLGDATRSELMTIMTSGMAHVSGGIMAAYILFGIRAQDLLSAVIMTAPGTILIAKMLVPETEVPATLGTVKMPPNEEHSNENLIGSIARGTIDGGNLAWNVAIMLISFLAIVGLINAIMLWISNGLWTVHMPGTAHGIPFPHSLGNALGFLCAPVAWLIGIPWHDAPIVGNLIGTRAVLNEFIAYNQLGVLARTHAISTRTLAIATFALCGFANLGSVGMQIGGIGALIPHRRNELAKLGLRAMLAGTMANLMSASIVSMLIK